The DNA window ATGTCCCCAATAGCCGTAGCAGCAGTAGAAGAAGTAGGACAGCCGCTGTTGAGGTAATGTAATCCATTCTTTTCAtgccctccaccaatcatcttcctcgcgtgaagatcctgaaagacaCAGTAAGAATGAAAGAATGTTACTGAGAAATTTAACGAACTAGTTAATTAACTCACAGAGAGAAaacttaatggaaattgaggaACATGTAAGACAGAGGATAAGTATATGGATGGTAGGTGAGATAGAACCATGACCTAGAACTGGTGTTGAAGCACCATTAGCAAGGATCACAGAGTTAGAACTGGAACTAGTAGAAAAGTccttaaaaagtgatgacttaccggtcatatgggcagaagcacctgaatcaatgatctagGGGGTAGATGTAGCAGTAAAAAGGGCTAAGGTACCTATGTGGGCTAGGGTAGCAGCGGATGTGGACGCACCAGTAGATGTATTAGCAAATGCCTCAAGAGTGTGCAAGCGCCGAAGCAATTGGTTGATGTCATCGCGCAGACCAGTAGCTgaatctcctgaagaaggtgTTGGTTTAGTGTCAGTGGGAGCCATTGTGTCTGTACCCTCATCTGACACTGCATGGTTAGCTAACTGTGTTGCCCACTCTGgtttgccatgctttgcccaaTAAGTCTCCACAGTATGGTTGGGCTTTCTGCAAAATGTACACTGACGAGCAGTACAGTCAGTGGACTGTCCACCAGATCCACGACCAGCCGACCCAAGACCTCCCCCACAACCGCGACCACGTCCACGGTTGGCATGAAggcagaattgtctttggaagactggTCAGATTTTGTAGAAGAGGTAATTTGCTACAGTCGTGAGTAGGTATCATTCAAAATAGGCACAGTATCCCTTTCCAATAAGTGACCCTTCACTACCTTCAAGTCATTGTTCAGACCAGCCAAGAACTTGGAGACGAAGAACTCGTTATGCTGAGCCTTCAATTTATCAATGTCAGTGGTCAAGGGTTGgaagacattgagttcttcaatcATACCCCTGAAAGTATTGTAATATTCTGCAAGTGGCTAGTCTGACTGGCAAAACGAAAACAGTTTTTCATAGATATCATAGATACGAGTCATATTCTTCTCCTGAGAGTAGGTCTCCTTCAAGTCATTCCACACTCCCTTTGCAATAGAATGAAACATAACATTAGCAGCGACATTTGGTTCCATACTGTTCCATAACCATATGAGGATTAAagcaaaaaccagaaaagagaagaagaagagaagaggaaggagaatgagagaagaagatgaagccgATAGCAGTCCAAAATAGAgcagcctgcgatcagtccaAAATAATCCTGATCACAGGTTATTATGTTATATTTATAGCATAAAACAATAAATCCAAAATACAAGACTGCACCTTACATAaggataaaaccctaaaagccAAGTAAAAACCCGATAGGACCAAAAGGCCCCTATTGGGTCCTAGGATTAGCGCTAATCTCAACAATTGTCATAGTGAAACAGCAATGCTAAGTGGTTGGAGGGTGCATAGGCACAaacacctaggggtgtcaaaaggtCCGTTTTTGTCTAGTTTTGGTTGGTCCAAATCCGTTTTTGGCATGCACAGGCCCCAACCGAAGCAAAtataagatttgtttttggtccGGTTCGATTTCAGGGTTTATCGAGTTGGCTTAACATGCTCTTCGGTCCATTATCAGGTTTGTACCATTCATTTTGGTTTTGCATATATAAATAATGGGATAATGTTCTCTGTACGGAGCAAAGAGTACACTAGCGCCtccctatgtctatctctcttctttcccctATGAATGATATATCTGCCCCTGTTGTGGGAGGAAAGATAGACCCAGGGAGCTCTAGTGTACACTAAGCTCCCTGACAGATAACTCAATCCCATAAATAATAATAGGAAACAAACAAGTTTCTCCTGGTTCTTTCGTTTCGAATTTTAACCGGTTTTCAAAAACCCAATCTGAAACAACCCACTAAGTGTACAGTGTTCTGACCTGGCATACAATGTTCcaggtgatgcagattaatcaccaaaatagacttgttttattagaaataagcctaGGATTGGGTTCCATGCATGTTGGGCccttgatcccatgtgttttgattgtaatagaccacttttatgggtctaaaagaggggctctaaggctgagtacgggattactagttagtctcctttttcattagtttcctttttagttgggcatTGGTGGGTTATTTAGtttattatttagtttctaaatccagtttatttagtttctaatttcagtacttttaattcctagtttctatttccagttttagtaactagaggaccttctattttgtaagtttctatttcagtttttggaaactaaagttagtttctattttatgtaacccccatcattattataaataatatgagGCTCCTAAGCAGAAAacgattttatgaatgaaaaaagctATGTTGCTCTTTGCTCTTATGAGTGTGCTTTGTGTGTGATCAAAGTGAtggactggtgtttgatccgGTGATTCTTTGCAGCGTGAAGTCCAAGGGGTCTCTTCAagttttattcttcttattttcaaGGTTAGAAGTTTCTTTTACAAGGTTTTACAGACCAAGTACAGATCTGATCCTATTTCTATTTTCTGGTTGTTAGAAACTCAGATTCTCTCCCACCAACCCTCTACTGATCTGGACTTCTAGCCACCTGATGGCCTTACTATTCTGGTCGAGTGTTAGGCCTAAGGAGAGGATGATTCCATCCTAATTTGGCCTCAATCAGACCATGGATTTTGTTGCTAAGGAAGTTCTCTTATTCTGGCCGATTCTGATTAGTCaagtttctgcccagaattgaaagggtttatttcagtttctgttgGTTCTTAAACCTGTGTTTCCGATCATTCTGTTGATCTGAACATAATTGAAGTCTTATCAGTTCCTGGTTTAGTCCTAAAGGTTTACTGTTGGTTTGATCTCTGTTAGTATTGCCTCTTGAGATCGATAACCTGCTGGACTGTTATTTGTTATTCTGATTTCCTGTTATGTTGTTGGgactggttttggttgttcctttgattaaaagttcctgcagttgagacttgggtAGACTCCCTACCGTAGTCTACATTACCAGGGCATTCTAGCAATCTAATTCCTCCCGTGGATATCCCTAGGTGAGTTCTAatgttcttctttgttcttagTTAATTCCTACCACTGTTATAAGTTCCTTCATATTCTGCCAGTATTTCCAGCACTATTATATCTGCTATCTCCCGAGTAGTTCTTCTTGGAGATCAAATCTGAGATTTAAATCTGAGTTTGGTATGGAGTTGAAACAATTATTGGGGTTGCTTGCTTGGGTGAATAACCTGACATCACAGCAACTTAGTTTAAACTAACAGATTCTAATAATCTGTCCATCAGTTTGGGCGATATTAAGCTATGGGGAAAAAACCCTGCCAGTCTGGCAAAGGAAAAGCCCAGACTGGTGCAGGCGCAAAAAGACTGCGCTGCCACGTCAGTTTCTCTACTTACTATTCAGCTATTTTTTGTGACTTAATTTCTGTCCACGTCCGTTTCTCATCTTCCAACCATCAacttcttttgttatttttaccACTTAAGCAACCCCATAGGTTCTATAGATGTATTAATTCCACCTTCATCAGGTTCATCGTTTTAGAGTTCTATTCATTCAAAGTTTCATCTGTGTTTTGGATTACTGTGATTCTGATTTATTTAGGTTTGTTAGTGTTGATTTGTTTCAGCCTACAACACCTCATTCATTACTTCTTGTTCCTTCTGCCGCTCCAACCTTTCCAATAGTAGTGCTAGCTGCTACTACTTCTCAccatttttataattatttttcccttctctctagtgttttttccttcctttcttttgccCCCCTTTCCccatttttctccttcttttctcttatttttatctCATTAGGATTGCATAGGTGGGATGTGAGCATTGGTTttatggaagaaaataaaatttcaaaacagataatgaatggaatttaaatgtagaaagaaatgaaagggTGAAACTATACTTACCAAAGCATCATGCCAGAGGATACAGAGAGTTTGAAGAGTGGCCAAAGGTCAGCAAATGCATGCTTAGAAAATCCTCTCCATGTTTCAGGGCACCAACCACCAAAGACATAAATGAATTCCCCAATGACCATTGACCATGTGGAGATGATCATTGCACCCATGGCACCGGGTATTCCCAGGTTCAATTTATAGACAAAGAGCCAAGATAAGGTCAAGTGAACCACAAATGATGCACAGGATAACCATCCAATAATCATGTTCTTTCGTTGGGCTTGTAAGTACATTTGCATTGTaaatgaaaatacaaaataGTACATAATGGGTATAAACCAAATGCTAATATTTCCTGCGACTGCTGATAACTCTTCTTCCTGGCCTATAAGCCTTAAAATGGGTGATGTGAAGATAAAGAAAGGGAGCAAAATGGCTGAACTAGCAAGAAGAACAAGCCATGACCGTTGTAAATAGATGCCCATCATGTGGTAATGTTGTGCTCCAAATGCTTGACCACATAATGTTTCTAAAGCATTTGCCATTCCTAACTGCAAAAGATTAAAAGCGATCACTGTATTAGTTATAAAGGGACATGTGGATAAATGTTGGAACGACCATGCCACTGAAACAATAGCAAAGAGACTAGAAGCATACCAATATTCCATTTGCAAAGCGGACGAGAAGGATTTGGATAAGCGCATATGCAGCAAGCTCATTTTCACCAATATGTCCCATAAATGACTGTGTAGTCACTAATATTCCGAATGATGTTAATCTTGTGATTATAGCAGGAGATGCAATGCTCCATAGCTTCTTTGATTCAATCCAAACTCTTCTTTTCAAGTCCATTACACATTCCTTCCCGGGCACAAGaagcttatcttccattgtatTATCCATATTTCACTGTGGTTGTTTTCACTGAGCACCAGATACATTCATGAACAAACAACGAAGAGATAGATTTGTAAGTAATTGAAAATACCATAATCCTGAAGGGGTTTTTATTCTGGGATCACAGATTTAAAGCTAGAATGC is part of the Macadamia integrifolia cultivar HAES 741 chromosome 9, SCU_Mint_v3, whole genome shotgun sequence genome and encodes:
- the LOC122088282 gene encoding protein DETOXIFICATION 20-like, whose product is MDNTMEDKLLVPGKECVMDLKRRVWIESKKLWSIASPAIITRLTSFGILVTTQSFMGHIGENELAAYALIQILLVRFANGILLGMANALETLCGQAFGAQHYHMMGIYLQRSWLVLLASSAILLPFFIFTSPILRLIGQEEELSAVAGNISIWFIPIMYYFVFSFTMQMYLQAQRKNMIIGWLSCASFVVHLTLSWLFVYKLNLGIPGAMGAMIISTWSMVIGEFIYVFGGWCPETWRGFSKHAFADLWPLFKLSVSSGMMLCLELWYNAVLVLLAGYMKNATIAVAAFSICLNVVAWEFMIPLGFLTGACVRVANELGSGDGKAAKFAVIVNLSTSLSLGVLFSVLFLVFGHVLSYAFTSSTEVATAVSSLSTLLALSVLLNSVQPVLTGVAVGAGWQSVVAYVNLGCYYVVGIPIGLLLGYVAKLDVRGIWIGMMCGVALQTFVLLWITWRTDWDNQVEKASERLNRWFLAPSHENDDNTSHA